The Temnothorax longispinosus isolate EJ_2023e chromosome 7, Tlon_JGU_v1, whole genome shotgun sequence genome contains a region encoding:
- the LOC139816134 gene encoding uncharacterized protein codes for MEYTLEDAFETLKDKKAEVEKNIEDLISQISNNKIFALKPSSSLEDVRIKQDRLHKSLRKEVEMVEPEDYPILRTSDLRVQVMTEMEAEIRDMQELLNSLQRKLSEIQEDIVYLRDKKNGLGKMREAYLDITETFANKTYEEEHILTKRIFQQVKNDLYTVVDTIIPNNNGFKELLAALTSAYMKGGDDIYVDVTPNVVNYINFLLEADIIQYHRNDRTKIRMTELL; via the exons atggaATATACGTTGGAGGACGCTTTCGAGACGCTGAAGGATAAGAAGGCGGAAGTGGAGAAAAATATCGAAGATCTAATAAGCCAGATATCGAACAACAAGATTTTCGCTCTGAAACCGTCCAGTTCGCTGGAGGACGTGAGAATAAAACAGGACAGATTGCACAAGAGCTTGCGAAAGGAAGTCGAAATGGTGGAACCTGAGGATTATCCGATTCTGAGAACATCTGACTTGCGTGTACAAGTGATGACCGAGATGGAGGCAGAGATTCGCGACATGCAAGAGCTCCTCAATAGTCTACAACGAAAGCTTTCCGAGATCCAGGAAGACATCGTATA TTTGAGAGATAAGAAAAATGGACTGGGTAAAATGCGGGAAGCTTATCTGGATATCACGGAGACCTTCGCAAACAAGACATACGAAGAGGAACATATCCTAACAAAACGTATATTTCAGCAAGTAAAAAATGATCTG TACACTGTGGTAGATACCATAATTCCGAACAATAAtggttttaaagaattattagcg GCACTAACGTCAGCTTATATGAAAGGAGGAGATGACATCTATGTAGATGTCACGCCGAatgttgtaaattatataaattttctactgGAAGCTGATATAATACAATACCATCGTAACGATAGGACTAAAATCAGAATGACCGAGTTGTTATga
- the Mrps22 gene encoding small ribosomal subunit protein mS22: protein MLSRHASKLLRHSYSRAISNCRSFASANVETDPVERDPAPFFFNEEVQACLRTLTGVDYSKVLRTRRDGHKLKPPEYKFLTDEELEEATKAARRRAEKFLQMPPVVKQRLDPSAPLCEDAALQSHDTVKYVFTDITFGLRDRERFIVIREPDGTLRHASWKERDRLVQSFFPKPERQIQKPKMFEGEYLQDLLNRKEYEFILDRACVQFEPDNPDYQAVTREVYEHINAEKHFDILRSTRHFGPMVFHLVWTSNIDNLLLEMIETGRVKDAALLIRLYHMIHPTTKSAVERCEHTDDAEFIMHYARLESTRKDKIQKLLQSYKELQREREIVAEGIKLAHGISSEITDKV, encoded by the exons ATGCTTTCGCGTCACGCGAGTAAACTTTTGCGCCATTCATATTCACGTGCCATCTCGAATTGCCGTAGCTTCGCATCGGCGAACGTTGAAACAG ATCCCGTAGAAAGAGATCCAGCACCGTTCTTTTTCAACGAAGAAGTTCAAGCGTGCCTCAGAACGTTGACGGGAGTGGACTATAGTAAAGTCCTCCGGACTCGCAGAGATGGACACAAGCTCAAACCGCCGGAGTATAAGTTCCTGACCGACGAAGAGCTCGAGGAAGCTACGAAAGCGGCGAGACGTAGGGCGgagaaatttttgcaaatgccGCCGGTTGTGAAACAGAGATTAGATCCATCCGCGCCGTTATGCGAGGACGCTGCGCTACAGAGTCACGATACCGTTAAATACGTGTTCACTGATATCACGTTCGGTCTTCGGGATAGAGAAAGATTCATAGTAATTAGAGAACCGGACGGAACATTGAGACACGCCAGTTGGAAAGAGCGAGACAGATTGGTGCAATCCTTTTTCCCGAAGCCGGAAAGGCAAATACAAAAACCAAAAATGTTCGAAGGCGAATACTTGCAG GACTTGTTAAATCGCAAAGAATACGAGTTCATCCTGGATCGCGCGTGCGTGCAATTCGAGCCGGACAATCCGGATTACCAGGCGGTCACCCGGGAGGTCTACGAGCACATAAACGCCGAGAaacatttcgatattttaagaTCCACGCGTCACTTCGGGCCGATGGTGTTTCACCTAGTATGGACGAGCAACATCGACAACCTGCTTCTCGAGATGATCGAGACCGGTCGGGTTAAAGATGCCGCGCTGCTGATACGTCTGTATCATATGATTCATCCTACAACCAAGTCGGCGGTTGAGCGGTGCGAGCACACGGACGATGCGGAATTTATTATGCATTACGCGCGCCTCGAGTCGACGAGGAAAGACAAGATCCAGAAGCTCCTGCAGTCGTACAAGGAGTTGCAGCGAGAACGTGAAATCGTGGCGGAGGGTATCAAGCTGGCGCACGGCATTTCTTCGGAAATAACGGATAAGgtgtaa